A region from the Candidatus Buchananbacteria bacterium genome encodes:
- a CDS encoding transposase, which yields MTEILHNPTNPTELGTLRDTSVASQAPKAKFDDPSRVGQKKEQKRTREKKDAFVAACKGPVKSIVTMCRKVGIHRDTFYAWRRADPEFVKRIHNSRDVFLTELEASLKARDKSDT from the coding sequence ATGACAGAAATCCTACATAATCCAACAAACCCAACAGAATTGGGTACTCTGCGGGACACATCGGTTGCCAGTCAAGCACCTAAAGCAAAATTTGACGATCCTTCAAGGGTTGGTCAAAAAAAAGAGCAGAAGCGCACGCGAGAGAAGAAAGACGCGTTTGTGGCAGCTTGTAAAGGTCCCGTGAAAAGTATTGTTACCATGTGCAGAAAAGTTGGAATACACCGCGACACCTTTTATGCCTGGCGGCGAGCCGATCCGGAGTTTGTAAAAAGGATCCACAACAGCCGAGATGTTTTTTTGACTGAGTTGGAGGCAAGTCTTAAGGCGCGGGATAAATCCGACACTTAG
- a CDS encoding DUF4338 domain-containing protein encodes MSTRLLTKIELKEDLAKVLLKQGYRVKNSVLQLRKDDRESKRQAHLLAKAERIIAQENFILKNISLIEKSLINGCDLDVSKIKPKLILVEPRSEWEKIFRWWSLVWWSLPNERSYGRQMRFIVWDSYHKAPIGLIGLQSPILSWSVRDSFLKIKPEKRDYWVNQSLSAQRLGALPPYNDVLGGKLVASLLTSNVVRNEFERKYRNAKTVMKNRKIPPRLLFITTTGAYGKSSIYSRLKFGGREIVKFIGYSHGVGSFHIPNYLYDNLIKYLASKDIDTSRGYGSGPSRKLRLIDQSMSLLGFKHGTKHDIKRGVYIFELTTNLEAVISKGEKPKWVHRSVKALSKYWMDRWGIPRSQRDNTYLNFNKDKFITQTIKELEGFKKSYKNIRNA; translated from the coding sequence ATGTCTACACGATTACTAACAAAAATTGAATTAAAGGAGGATCTGGCAAAGGTTCTTCTTAAGCAAGGATACCGAGTTAAAAATAGTGTTTTGCAGTTGAGGAAAGATGACCGAGAATCCAAACGTCAAGCTCATTTGCTTGCCAAAGCTGAACGAATTATAGCTCAGGAGAATTTCATTTTAAAAAACATATCACTCATTGAAAAATCTTTGATTAATGGTTGTGACTTGGATGTGAGTAAAATTAAGCCAAAATTGATCTTGGTGGAACCTCGCAGTGAGTGGGAAAAAATTTTCCGATGGTGGAGCCTTGTCTGGTGGAGCCTGCCAAATGAAAGGTCTTATGGAAGACAAATGAGATTTATAGTTTGGGACTCATACCATAAAGCACCTATAGGTTTAATCGGTTTGCAAAGCCCTATTTTAAGTTGGTCGGTTAGAGATTCGTTTTTAAAAATCAAACCGGAAAAAAGAGATTACTGGGTAAACCAATCTTTAAGTGCACAGCGGTTGGGAGCGTTGCCCCCATACAATGATGTTTTGGGAGGCAAACTTGTTGCTTCTCTGCTTACGTCAAATGTGGTACGCAATGAATTCGAAAGAAAATATCGCAACGCTAAAACTGTAATGAAGAACCGTAAGATTCCACCAAGATTGTTATTTATAACAACTACAGGGGCTTATGGAAAAAGTAGCATTTATTCTCGGCTCAAATTTGGTGGTCGTGAAATTGTAAAATTTATTGGGTATAGTCACGGAGTTGGCTCTTTTCACATCCCAAATTATCTTTATGATAATTTAATAAAATATTTAGCCTCTAAAGACATCGACACCTCAAGGGGCTACGGTTCAGGTCCATCACGTAAATTACGTTTGATTGACCAGTCAATGTCACTATTAGGATTTAAACATGGTACCAAACATGACATTAAAAGAGGTGTTTATATTTTTGAACTCACAACCAACTTGGAGGCTGTTATAAGTAAAGGCGAAAAACCAAAGTGGGTACACAGGTCAGTCAAGGCGCTGAGTAAATACTGGATGGATCGGTGGGGTATCCCTCGTAGTCAACGCGACAATACTTACCTTAATTTTAATAAGGACAAATTTATCACCCAAACCATTAAAGAGTTAGAGGGATTTAAAAAATCATATAAAAATATCCGCAATGCCTGA
- a CDS encoding helix-turn-helix transcriptional regulator, whose product MAIIINIDVMLAKRKMSVTELAEKVGITMANISVLKNGKAKAVRFSTLEGICKALECQPGDILEYRK is encoded by the coding sequence ATGGCAATCATCATTAACATTGACGTTATGTTGGCAAAGCGGAAAATGAGTGTTACCGAACTTGCCGAGAAAGTCGGCATTACCATGGCTAATATTTCCGTATTGAAGAATGGCAAGGCAAAAGCTGTCCGCTTCTCAACTTTAGAGGGAATTTGTAAGGCCCTGGAATGTCAGCCCGGTGATATTTTGGAATATAGGAAGTAG
- a CDS encoding permease, with protein MIEIITDYLIYDTFGLTKDSALGHSVEFFIYDSIKILLLLVVVTYLMSLIRYYLPIEKIRNFLVSKKFYGFDYFLAAFFGAITPFCSCSSIPLFIGFLGAKIPLGVTLAFLITSPLVNEVALVLLAGAFGWKITIMYATSGILIGMIGGYTLEKLRLEKYVQNFIWQTNITPHTAKTTQLTPQKIFTLISQETFTIISKVLPYLMAGIALGAVIHGYVPEGYFEKYITKENIFAVPLAVVIGIPLYSNASGIIPIIQALVAKGIPLGTALAFMMATVGLSLPEALILKKVMRWQLLASFFGVVGLGIIVLGYLFNAILP; from the coding sequence ATGATTGAAATTATCACTGACTACTTAATTTATGACACTTTTGGATTGACAAAAGATTCAGCGCTCGGCCATAGTGTTGAGTTTTTTATCTATGACAGCATCAAAATTTTGTTGCTCCTGGTAGTTGTCACCTATTTAATGAGCCTGATTCGTTATTATTTACCAATTGAAAAAATCAGAAATTTTTTGGTTTCAAAAAAATTTTATGGCTTTGATTATTTCCTCGCCGCCTTCTTTGGAGCGATAACGCCGTTTTGTTCTTGTTCATCCATTCCTCTATTTATCGGGTTTCTAGGCGCAAAAATTCCGCTTGGTGTGACGTTGGCGTTTCTCATTACTTCTCCCCTCGTCAATGAAGTGGCACTAGTCCTTTTAGCTGGAGCATTTGGCTGGAAAATAACTATAATGTACGCCACATCAGGAATTTTAATCGGTATGATCGGCGGCTACACTTTGGAAAAACTTCGCTTAGAAAAATATGTCCAAAATTTTATTTGGCAAACTAACATCACACCCCACACTGCCAAAACCACTCAACTGACACCTCAAAAAATATTTACTCTCATTTCTCAAGAAACGTTTACTATCATCAGCAAGGTACTGCCCTATCTCATGGCCGGCATTGCGCTTGGTGCCGTTATTCATGGCTATGTTCCTGAAGGTTACTTTGAAAAATATATTACCAAAGAAAATATTTTTGCCGTGCCGTTGGCGGTAGTAATCGGCATTCCGCTATATTCAAACGCCAGCGGTATTATCCCAATCATTCAGGCGTTAGTGGCAAAAGGCATTCCGCTTGGAACTGCCCTGGCTTTTATGATGGCGACTGTCGGACTTTCATTACCCGAAGCATTAATTCTAAAAAAAGTAATGCGGTGGCAGTTATTGGCGTCATTTTTTGGAGTGGTTGGTCTTGGTATTATAGTCTTAGGTTATCTGTTTAATGCCATACTACCATAA
- a CDS encoding DedA family protein has protein sequence MITTLIDFLVHFTISVIDFSGYTGVFILMFLESCGIPIPSEVIMPFSGFLVVEGRMSFWPLVLVGAFANLGGSLLAYWVGVRGGRPLIEKYGRYFLISRHDLDLADRWFSRYGELTVFFGRLLPVVRTYISFPAGVSKMNIKKFSLYTFLGALPWAALFTWLGIKLGSRWELIRQTLHNFDLAILLLIIVLVALYIWRHVKHSRRQG, from the coding sequence ATGATTACTACCCTAATTGATTTTTTAGTTCACTTCACCATTAGTGTTATTGATTTTTCAGGCTATACTGGAGTGTTTATCTTGATGTTTTTGGAAAGTTGCGGCATTCCCATTCCCTCAGAAGTGATCATGCCGTTTTCCGGGTTTTTAGTGGTTGAAGGTCGGATGTCTTTTTGGCCGTTAGTGTTGGTCGGTGCCTTTGCTAACCTAGGAGGGTCATTATTAGCATATTGGGTTGGTGTTCGCGGTGGCAGGCCACTGATTGAAAAGTATGGACGTTATTTTTTGATTTCCCGTCACGATTTAGATTTAGCTGATCGCTGGTTTAGTCGGTATGGTGAATTAACAGTTTTTTTTGGCCGACTTTTACCGGTGGTTCGTACGTATATTTCATTTCCGGCCGGCGTGTCAAAAATGAACATAAAGAAGTTTTCGCTGTATACATTTCTTGGTGCTTTGCCGTGGGCAGCGCTTTTCACCTGGCTGGGAATTAAGCTTGGCAGTCGCTGGGAATTAATTAGGCAGACGCTCCATAATTTTGACCTGGCAATTTTGCTACTGATTATTGTCTTAGTAGCATTATATATTTGGCGGCACGTAAAACACAGCCGCAGGCAAGGGTAA
- a CDS encoding DNA double-strand break repair nuclease NurA: protein MPDSSQGQSQVYRHLPEELLGDILEHVPQTVEKMNKMFDIQDEPIKQGIETLKQKNMITSLSGNVFSTSLIAVDGGMVLEKMSGTDILLAVAVGVEGLTEDKGSGWEKGKNQFVQWQTVLPHDGANARLAQGVMFLMEMTVLSNDSHEIRIMDGTHFTPILKVNSLLSSNEEKAGAEYKQALKDFLKETYNKIIPDIPNIISSALTDDKIVAIAKYSSSRDILDAYLKDKNISLDDKTFFTLGLSENEYTKPLSVGQSKEERGKVWNDLHIKCNLKFSDVNDNELDTLFKKIIKPIRTQEFPHKDSSLFFTYFKPFNQGPAYRIEIKKSLADDINRLEKVLLSIKKQIVFPEIREPFPQYLVDLMAKSVAGGLFAIQEAIRLSPELNIDKGKFDLLFPYRT, encoded by the coding sequence ATGCCTGATTCAAGCCAGGGACAATCGCAGGTTTATAGACACTTACCCGAAGAATTACTTGGAGATATTCTTGAACATGTTCCTCAAACTGTAGAAAAAATGAATAAAATGTTTGATATTCAGGACGAACCGATTAAACAAGGCATAGAAACATTAAAACAAAAAAACATGATCACGAGTCTCTCTGGTAATGTTTTTTCAACCTCATTAATTGCAGTAGACGGTGGAATGGTACTTGAAAAAATGTCAGGTACAGACATTTTGTTGGCCGTTGCAGTAGGAGTTGAGGGTTTGACTGAAGATAAGGGAAGCGGTTGGGAAAAGGGAAAAAATCAGTTTGTCCAGTGGCAGACTGTTCTTCCACACGACGGAGCGAATGCTCGACTTGCCCAAGGAGTTATGTTTTTGATGGAAATGACCGTCCTTTCAAATGATTCACATGAAATACGTATTATGGATGGGACCCACTTTACTCCAATATTGAAAGTTAATAGTTTGCTATCTTCTAACGAAGAAAAGGCTGGGGCTGAATACAAGCAAGCACTAAAAGATTTTTTAAAGGAAACATATAATAAAATAATTCCTGATATACCTAACATTATTTCATCCGCTTTAACTGACGATAAGATAGTAGCCATTGCAAAGTACAGTTCCTCAAGGGATATCTTGGATGCCTACTTGAAAGATAAAAATATAAGCCTGGATGACAAAACTTTTTTTACTCTTGGGCTCTCGGAGAATGAGTATACAAAACCTTTGTCAGTTGGCCAAAGCAAGGAAGAGCGTGGAAAAGTCTGGAACGACTTGCACATAAAATGTAATTTAAAATTTAGTGATGTTAATGATAATGAGTTAGATACTTTATTTAAAAAAATTATCAAGCCTATCAGAACTCAGGAATTCCCTCATAAAGACTCTTCATTATTTTTTACTTATTTTAAACCGTTTAACCAAGGTCCTGCCTACAGAATAGAGATAAAAAAATCTCTTGCGGATGATATCAATAGATTGGAAAAAGTTCTATTGAGTATTAAAAAGCAAATTGTATTTCCAGAAATTCGAGAACCTTTTCCTCAATACTTAGTTGATCTTATGGCTAAAAGTGTTGCTGGGGGGTTATTTGCTATTCAAGAGGCCATTAGGTTATCGCCGGAGCTTAATATTGATAAAGGCAAATTCGATTTACTTTTTCCATATAGAACATAA
- a CDS encoding HD domain-containing protein — MTIVVNRQDFFDLLATRLSPDDLEQIGAAYEFSKYGHRNQFRDDGGRYFDHPRSVALIIFEELKLADWQMIVAALLHDIREDSYILTEQRIALNFGTTVAGWIKLLTKESGVDYHARLQSCRIWQVWVLKLSDRLHNLRTLDGCTPEKCRRQITETREVYIPLAEQLLLLLPPDQKHVGQHLKREIEALCDRYDANP, encoded by the coding sequence ATGACGATTGTAGTTAACCGCCAGGATTTTTTTGATCTGTTAGCGACGCGCCTGTCGCCAGACGACCTTGAACAAATCGGTGCTGCCTATGAGTTTTCCAAATATGGACATCGCAATCAGTTTCGGGACGACGGGGGACGGTATTTTGATCACCCGCGTTCCGTGGCACTGATCATCTTTGAAGAACTCAAACTTGCCGATTGGCAAATGATTGTTGCGGCATTGCTGCACGACATTCGTGAGGATTCGTATATCCTGACCGAGCAACGCATCGCCCTCAATTTTGGCACGACGGTTGCCGGCTGGATTAAGCTGCTAACCAAAGAGTCTGGTGTTGATTATCATGCCAGATTGCAAAGTTGCCGAATTTGGCAGGTGTGGGTTTTGAAGCTATCAGACCGGCTTCATAATTTGCGAACGCTTGACGGCTGTACGCCAGAAAAGTGCCGCCGCCAAATCACTGAAACTCGGGAAGTCTATATCCCGCTGGCCGAACAATTATTGCTTTTGTTGCCACCCGATCAAAAACACGTTGGGCAGCATCTTAAGCGAGAGATTGAGGCGCTGTGTGATCGTTATGACGCCAATCCTTGA
- a CDS encoding sodium:proton antiporter gives MMLPFAALLLAIALGPFLNRWWEKYYFVVSFGLAAITIGYYLSLNQSERLVETSYEYISFICLIGSLYVVAGGIHINVPGQATPLTNVIMLAIGAVIANIVGTTGASMILIRPYLRLNRGRVRPHHIVFFIFVVSNIGGALTPIGDPPLFLGYLQGIPFFWITTRVVLPWITTIAIVLTVFYIIDWWHIHKFPIRYRHKPDETVSSGSEGVQNILFVGVILGAVFLDSPLREIVMMGSALTSLFSTRRRVYQKNDFKFRPITEVAILFFGIFATMIPALEWLECNACELGICTPGQFFWATGSLSSVLDNAPTYLNFLVTATGLLVNQETITQVQTILSSAAPPTIVSGEVQLMLATINKYYAGESLSFDQLQVIYLLALYPAHVIAISVGAVFFGAMTYIGNGPNLMVKSIAEAAGVKCPSFLSYILKYSLLILIPVYLVVWLWF, from the coding sequence ATGATGCTGCCTTTTGCAGCACTCTTGCTGGCGATCGCCCTGGGGCCATTCCTGAACCGGTGGTGGGAAAAATACTACTTCGTTGTCTCCTTTGGGCTGGCGGCCATTACTATCGGCTATTACCTGTCCCTGAATCAGTCCGAAAGATTAGTAGAGACAAGCTACGAATACATCAGCTTTATCTGCCTAATCGGTTCGCTCTATGTGGTAGCCGGAGGAATTCACATCAACGTGCCAGGCCAAGCAACTCCCCTAACCAACGTCATTATGCTGGCAATCGGAGCGGTGATTGCTAACATTGTTGGAACAACGGGTGCTTCAATGATTTTGATCAGACCATATCTGCGGCTCAACCGCGGTCGGGTCAGACCTCACCACATCGTGTTTTTCATCTTTGTGGTAAGTAACATTGGAGGAGCGCTTACTCCGATTGGTGACCCGCCGCTATTCCTTGGATACCTCCAGGGAATACCGTTTTTCTGGATAACCACCAGAGTTGTCTTGCCGTGGATCACGACGATCGCGATAGTGTTGACGGTGTTTTACATCATTGACTGGTGGCACATCCACAAATTCCCCATTAGATACCGTCACAAACCAGACGAAACCGTTTCAAGCGGCAGCGAAGGAGTGCAAAACATCCTTTTTGTCGGGGTTATTCTGGGAGCAGTCTTTCTTGATAGCCCCCTGCGCGAAATCGTGATGATGGGTAGCGCCCTAACTTCGTTGTTTTCCACTCGCCGCCGGGTGTACCAGAAAAACGATTTCAAATTCCGGCCGATCACTGAAGTGGCAATTCTCTTTTTTGGGATTTTTGCCACTATGATTCCGGCGCTGGAGTGGCTGGAGTGCAATGCCTGCGAGCTTGGCATCTGCACCCCCGGACAATTCTTTTGGGCTACTGGTAGCCTCTCGTCAGTACTAGACAATGCCCCGACGTACTTGAATTTTCTTGTCACGGCTACAGGCTTGCTAGTAAACCAAGAGACAATCACGCAGGTACAAACCATACTCAGCAGTGCCGCACCCCCAACCATCGTTTCCGGAGAGGTTCAGTTGATGCTTGCAACCATCAACAAATACTACGCCGGAGAATCGTTGTCGTTTGATCAACTACAGGTGATCTACCTGCTGGCACTCTACCCTGCCCACGTGATTGCAATATCAGTTGGCGCAGTATTCTTCGGCGCCATGACGTATATCGGCAATGGCCCTAACCTGATGGTAAAATCCATTGCGGAAGCTGCTGGTGTCAAATGTCCCAGCTTCCTAAGCTATATACTCAAGTACAGTCTGTTGATTCTCATACCAGTCTATCTCGTCGTATGGCTATGGTTTTAG
- a CDS encoding DUF2975 domain-containing protein, producing MKKGSITFLQIVIVVLGIGALALLLWEPRVEGVNANATTLREIYFDDPFLAYVYIGSIAFFVALYQAFKLLGYIGRSEVFSHQAVKALRTIKYCALTIIAFLVGAEIYINIVQRRVEEDIAGGVMVGLFLIFVSMVVATAAAVFEKTLRTAVEIKTENDLTV from the coding sequence ATGAAAAAAGGCTCAATAACATTTCTTCAGATAGTCATTGTAGTTCTGGGCATTGGTGCTCTCGCTCTCTTGCTCTGGGAACCTCGCGTTGAGGGCGTAAATGCGAACGCCACTACGCTTCGTGAGATATATTTTGATGATCCCTTTTTGGCGTATGTGTACATCGGCTCCATTGCTTTTTTTGTTGCGCTCTATCAAGCGTTCAAACTGCTCGGGTACATAGGACGAAGTGAAGTATTTTCGCACCAGGCCGTAAAAGCTCTACGGACTATAAAATACTGCGCGTTGACCATTATTGCTTTTCTTGTGGGCGCGGAAATTTATATCAATATTGTTCAGCGCAGAGTGGAGGAAGATATTGCGGGAGGCGTCATGGTGGGTCTTTTTCTGATTTTTGTTTCAATGGTTGTCGCGACCGCCGCGGCCGTGTTTGAAAAAACGTTACGAACCGCCGTAGAGATAAAAACCGAGAACGATTTAACAGTATAA
- a CDS encoding queuosine precursor transporter, whose protein sequence is MPSPNQPNLAIDKKLAGALTLYLTCQFVSNTIGIKLMPFLFGTHLSTAIFAFPVVFLMTDVIGEVYGKATARLFVRMGIMSLIVFLIFNSISNLMPASADFFMADAYGQIFGLSWRFTLASLVAFIIGEYQDVFSFFYLRAKFSGKYFWLRSNLSNLWGQFLDTAIWTTIAFAGVYPPKTLIMIILPWWLFKFGMGVIYTPLSYLGIKLLRGSTDNGQQ, encoded by the coding sequence ATGCCCTCACCAAACCAACCAAACCTAGCGATCGACAAAAAACTGGCCGGAGCGTTAACTCTCTACCTGACCTGCCAATTTGTGTCAAACACGATAGGAATCAAGCTGATGCCGTTTTTATTTGGTACTCATCTTTCAACGGCGATTTTCGCTTTTCCGGTAGTCTTTTTGATGACCGATGTCATCGGCGAAGTATATGGCAAGGCAACAGCAAGACTGTTTGTTCGTATGGGCATTATGAGCTTGATTGTTTTTTTAATATTTAATAGTATATCCAATTTGATGCCGGCGTCAGCTGACTTTTTTATGGCTGATGCCTATGGTCAAATTTTTGGGTTGTCCTGGCGTTTTACCTTGGCATCTTTGGTAGCTTTCATCATCGGTGAATATCAAGATGTCTTTTCCTTTTTTTATCTTCGGGCTAAATTTTCCGGCAAATACTTCTGGCTGCGCTCAAACCTTTCTAATCTGTGGGGACAATTTTTAGACACGGCAATCTGGACAACAATTGCTTTCGCCGGAGTGTACCCACCCAAAACCCTGATCATGATTATCTTGCCCTGGTGGCTATTTAAATTCGGCATGGGAGTTATTTATACCCCGCTTTCCTACCTGGGTATCAAATTGTTGCGAGGTAGCACTGACAATGGTCAGCAATAA
- a CDS encoding leucine-rich repeat domain-containing protein, with protein MKKIFLTSILLMNLTLFGCISPVPAINNDDQIVPEKTTKPAENNNVLDLSGQGLTEISQEIFKKTNLEKLDISNNKLTGALPAEIRQLQNLKILDASNNTMTGVPAEIGQLQNLQTLDLSNNQLTGLPYELGNLKNLKTLNLSGNNYSSQDLEIIRTNLPANVNIIL; from the coding sequence ATGAAAAAAATATTTTTAACCTCAATCCTATTAATGAACTTAACGTTATTTGGCTGTATCTCTCCCGTACCCGCCATCAACAATGATGACCAAATCGTACCAGAAAAAACAACAAAACCTGCCGAAAATAACAATGTACTTGATCTAAGTGGTCAGGGGTTAACTGAAATCTCTCAGGAAATTTTTAAAAAAACAAATCTGGAAAAGCTGGACATCTCCAATAATAAACTAACCGGTGCACTACCAGCTGAAATCAGACAGCTACAAAACTTAAAAATCTTAGACGCTTCCAATAATACAATGACTGGAGTACCGGCAGAAATTGGCCAACTACAAAACCTCCAAACACTTGATTTATCAAACAATCAACTAACCGGGCTGCCCTACGAATTGGGTAACTTAAAAAACCTTAAAACGTTGAATTTGTCGGGAAATAATTACTCCTCCCAAGATTTGGAAATCATCCGCACAAACCTCCCGGCAAACGTTAATATCATCTTGTAG
- a CDS encoding thermonuclease family protein, with protein sequence MTNIAHGGKKWLTLVALAIIATPLLAACTPQTPSANNGQKQTQEAQLDTTQESEADTNQQPADITESDQQADESFLVIRVIDGDTVELEDGSRVRYIGIDTPETVDPSKPVQCFGKEASQKNTELVLNKQVRLEKDISDKDRYGRLLRYVYVGDTFVNLELVKQGFASSYSYPPDVKYQDQIVAAQTEAREQKRGLWSACNTGSTNNAAPQLNSGSTNTNTNTVTPQPTPTTPTPAPQEPATTPTQQCNIKGNISAAGEKIYHVPGCGSYNQTKIDESQGEKWFCSEAEAVAAGWRKAKNCP encoded by the coding sequence ATGACCAACATAGCGCATGGAGGAAAGAAGTGGCTAACTTTGGTGGCCCTGGCTATCATAGCCACACCACTTTTAGCTGCCTGCACTCCTCAAACACCATCAGCCAATAATGGGCAGAAGCAAACTCAAGAGGCTCAGCTTGACACTACGCAAGAATCAGAAGCTGATACTAACCAGCAGCCTGCTGATATTACTGAATCGGATCAACAAGCAGATGAAAGCTTTTTAGTCATCCGAGTAATTGACGGCGACACGGTTGAGTTGGAGGACGGTTCACGCGTCAGATATATCGGCATCGATACTCCTGAGACCGTGGACCCTTCAAAACCAGTCCAGTGTTTTGGCAAAGAAGCCTCTCAAAAGAATACTGAGTTAGTTTTGAACAAGCAAGTCAGGTTAGAAAAAGATATCAGTGACAAAGACCGCTACGGCCGGTTGCTACGGTATGTTTATGTTGGTGACACTTTTGTAAACCTGGAATTAGTTAAGCAAGGCTTTGCCAGTTCATACTCATACCCACCAGATGTTAAATACCAAGACCAGATCGTAGCAGCGCAAACTGAAGCCAGAGAGCAGAAACGAGGTCTATGGTCAGCCTGCAATACCGGATCAACTAACAACGCAGCACCCCAACTAAACAGTGGTTCGACAAACACCAACACGAATACAGTCACGCCACAACCAACCCCAACTACGCCGACCCCGGCTCCGCAAGAACCAGCTACGACACCAACTCAGCAATGTAATATTAAAGGCAACATTAGCGCTGCCGGTGAAAAAATTTATCACGTGCCAGGTTGTGGTAGCTACAACCAAACTAAAATTGACGAAAGCCAAGGAGAGAAATGGTTTTGTAGCGAAGCCGAGGCAGTAGCTGCTGGCTGGAGGAAGGCTAAAAACTGTCCTTGA
- a CDS encoding TM0996/MTH895 family glutaredoxin-like protein, with product MIIKILGSGCPNCQRLEVNTRLAVSELGLNATVEKITDFEKIVQYGALSMPALVIDEQLKIAGRIPNVEEIKDLLQYV from the coding sequence ATGATCATCAAAATATTAGGGTCTGGCTGCCCCAACTGCCAACGGCTTGAGGTAAACACCAGACTAGCAGTCAGTGAGTTAGGGCTTAATGCCACTGTTGAAAAAATCACTGATTTTGAAAAAATTGTCCAATATGGCGCTCTGAGCATGCCGGCATTAGTGATAGATGAACAACTGAAAATCGCTGGACGAATACCAAACGTTGAGGAAATAAAAGATTTACTCCAATATGTATGA
- a CDS encoding winged helix-turn-helix transcriptional regulator, with translation MKNSCINKNLDTLAEQVKVIGEPNRLKIICLLKTGPKCVCEIFEFLKLPQNLVSHHLKILLDVAIVNNQRDGKKIVYSLNQKTMTTLLKELKNILTI, from the coding sequence ATGAAAAACTCCTGCATTAATAAAAATCTTGATACATTGGCCGAACAAGTAAAAGTGATTGGCGAACCAAACCGGCTAAAAATTATCTGCCTGCTAAAAACTGGCCCTAAATGCGTTTGTGAGATATTCGAATTTTTGAAGTTGCCACAAAACTTAGTGTCACATCACTTAAAAATTTTACTTGATGTTGCAATAGTTAATAATCAACGAGACGGCAAAAAAATCGTCTACTCGTTAAATCAAAAAACGATGACTACTCTACTAAAAGAATTAAAAAATATCCTAACCATATGA